Below is a window of Penaeus vannamei isolate JL-2024 chromosome 34, ASM4276789v1, whole genome shotgun sequence DNA.
CGGGGAAATACAAAAATTATACTACTAAATATTTGATAGTAGATATGTTATGATGTTTGTATAATCCAAATCTGTTCAGGGGCATTAATAGATCCCTTATCATTTCTCCATGAAATATATTTATCAGAACATACAACTCAGGCTATAAATAATTCCAAACCCAATTtaaaagacagacataaaggGAGCAACAGACCATAACTCATCCTCCTCAGGAATGCAATTTGGCACCATCGTCGGCCTCACGCTGGGCGGCTGGCTCTGTAACTCCGAGTTCCTGGGAGGTTGGTCGTCGGTCTTCTACGTCTTCGGGGGCGTCGGGTTGGTGTGGGGGCTCCCTTGGTTCCTCCTCATTCACGACCGGCCCGAAGGACACCCCAGGATCTCCAGACGTGAACTTGGTTACATCCAGGGGCAGCAGGACACCGTGAAGGGCGTGGAGGTAACTGGGCTTCCCAAAGCTAATCATTCCACCGAagatcgttttttatttttttttttcttcttcttcttcttcttctttcagatGTTCCTTTACTTTTACCATAATcggaatataaaaaaattaaatgcaaTAAAATTGGACGTCCTTCAGAGAGTGCCGATCCCCTGGAGAGCGGTGCTGACCTCGCCACCGATGTGGTCCTGCGCCGTCATGGCCTTCGGCGGATCCTTCGCCTTCTACACCTTCTTGACGGAGATGCCCACCTACCTCGCCGACATCCAGCACTTCAATGTCAAAAGTGTTAGTATAGATGCCTGGAAGAGGTGCTCGATATGTTCTTGGTATgaagtgtgtgcatttatacatgtatatatttgtgtatgtgttactTACCTAGTTGTGTTGATGCAGAAGAGCTAAGTTCACGGGGtcctattctatttatatatatatgattatatatatatatcatatatctatgtatatatgtatttatagtatatgtaaatatatataatataatatatatgaatatacatatatatacatatacatgtctgtgtgtgtgtttatttgtgtgtcatAAAAGGAGCAAAAAGGACGCCTTATCCGTTAGTGGCTTCAGTCTGCAAATTGACTCTTTCCTGATGGCAGTCGGGTTGCAGgaagccttccctctcccttgcttgaCGTATATGGAAACTAAGATATTACCTATCGCCTCCCACAGTTCATTTCCTTAAGATAAATCAAACCCAAACGAGAGGAAATGATATGAGAAAAGACACGTTAAATGTGAGAAAAGACGCGTTTTTTCACAGAATGGGTTGCTGTCTGGGTTGCCGTTCGTGTGCATGCTTTGCGCTTCCTTGGCGTGGGGCGTTCTGGTGGACAGGCTCCTGGCGGCCAAGTGTCTGTCCCTCAAGGCAGTCAGGCGCATTTCCACGGGCGTTGGTGAGAGGCTCTTCAGTCCCCTTCTTTGGGTTTGCGATTTAAGTGGGATAGTgtggattaatagatagatagaaggagtaATGGAATTGGGAAAAAGGTGTTTCGTATTTATATCAAATTAATGTAAACGTACGAGAAGAAAATCGGAAGAGCCAGGTGTGATGCCAGATTAATGCATCCCCTTATCCCCAGCGCATTACGtggccgccctcgccctcgtcgCGATGTGTTTCGTGGACTGCAACTCCTCCGCGGCGATGGTCGTGCTGTGCGTCTCCGTCGGAGTCTCCGGCTGCGCCTACAGCGGCAACGCCCTCACGGAGCAGGACATCGCACCGAACCTAGCCGGGACGCTGACGGGGATCACCAACACTATAGGATCTGCGACAGGCTTCCTCGCCCCGGCCCTTGCTGGCGCCGTCACCATGAACAACGTGAGCAGGGAAGCGATGAAGGCCGTGGCGCGGTCTGCTGTTCAGATGCCGCGGTTGCTTTCGAGTTGTCCGCCGTGCGATGCTTCCTCTTTAGTTATGTAGTTTTGGCAttgtgaattatttttttattctttaagtctctctctctctctctctctctatctctctctctctctatctatctatctatctatctatcagtctgtctatctatctatctctctatctctctctctctctctctctctcactctctctctatttctctatctctctctctctctctatctctctctctctctctctctctccctatctatctatctatctctatttctctttctctcattctctctctctctgtctctctctctctctctctctctctctctctctgtctctctctatctatctatctatctatctatctctctctctctctatccctttcctttcttcctctcccctcttcctctccctatccctttccctctctcccctctttcaccccctcattctctctctcaatccatctatctatatatcaatccatctaccccccccccctcctcctcctccagaataGCTCTATCCACGCCTGGAGAGAAGTGTTCTTGATGACAGCTGGTGTAGTGAcagtcaccccttccctctacatGGTGTTGATGTCTGTTGAGGTCCAGCCTTGGAATGACCCggaaaaggtcaaaggtcagtatctttatttgttttttctttttatttcttttcttttcttttcttttcttttctttttttcggtagTTATCTGTGATCTTTCTTCGGTAGGCCAGGCTTAAATTTAGACTAATTATTTGCAACATACAGGTACACCAGCCTACAGGTAATGCAATCTTCTAAGGTATTGCAACATAGGTACTGCGCTCATTACAATATGCATGTGACGCATCGGGAAAAGATGATAAATGTTTGGTAACGAAAATAGTCATATTAAG
It encodes the following:
- the LOC113809878 gene encoding sialin, with protein sequence MAPRLEAEGRERWAARHTLALLGFLGLAVEYSLRVNLSIAIVAMVGAREGNATANSTQDACPVRGNGTDSGGNPVRGEFAWDEETQGLILGSFFYGYTCTNFLGGRLAEYLGGRLVFGLGSSAASVLALLSPLCARTSTGLFVASRVLTGVSQTDIKGATDHNSSSSGMQFGTIVGLTLGGWLCNSEFLGGWSSVFYVFGGVGLVWGLPWFLLIHDRPEGHPRISRRELGYIQGQQDTVKGVERVPIPWRAVLTSPPMWSCAVMAFGGSFAFYTFLTEMPTYLADIQHFNVKSNGLLSGLPFVCMLCASLAWGVLVDRLLAAKCLSLKAVRRISTGVAHYVAALALVAMCFVDCNSSAAMVVLCVSVGVSGCAYSGNALTEQDIAPNLAGTLTGITNTIGSATGFLAPALAGAVTMNNNSSIHAWREVFLMTAGVVTVTPSLYMVLMSVEVQPWNDPEKVKAENKLKIENGFAHDSR